A region from the Cannabis sativa cultivar Pink pepper isolate KNU-18-1 chromosome 9, ASM2916894v1, whole genome shotgun sequence genome encodes:
- the LOC133031304 gene encoding uncharacterized protein LOC133031304: protein MPPRRSVRVGRGRGRGRGQGQGRDDGGINEPPQAPQGWEERIAALEGIIHRQDEELRQLRRQPEPPVQIRQDAENRDPPAAVVYPAIEARHELLAERFRKQHPPEFEGGIDPVVAEEWISRIESILQMLRVDGNDRVKCASYMLRKDARIWWEVVEQTKDVDTMNWDDFKRVFNEKYYNSAASSSKGR from the coding sequence atgcctcctagaaggtcagttagagtgggtcgaggtcgaggtcgaggtcgaggccaaggccaaggccgAGATGATGGAGGGATCAATGAACCACCTCAAGCACCACAGGGATGGGAAGAGCGCATTGCCGCACTGGAAGGAATCATTCATAGGCAGGATGAAGAACTTCGTCAGCTGAGACGTCAACCGGAGCCGCCAGTCCAAATAAGGCAGGATGCAGAAAATAGAGACCCACCAGCTGCAGTGGTATATCCTGCTATAGAGGCTAGACATGAGTTGTTAGCAGAGAGATTTCGGAAACAACACCCACCTGAGTTTGAGGGAGGCATAGACCCGGTAGTGGCTGAGGAGTGGATAAGTCGCATAGAAAGCATTTTGCAGATGCTAAGGGTGGATGGGAATGACCGAGTGAAGTGTGCATCTTACATGCTGAGGAAAGATGCTCGTATCTGgtgggaggtggtggaacaaacaaaggatgtagataccatgaactgggacgatttcaaaagggtctttaatgagaagtattataactcGGCGGCTTCTAGCAGCAAAGGTCGATGA